The following coding sequences lie in one Corynebacterium anserum genomic window:
- a CDS encoding DoxX family protein, producing MIRSLARPLLASVFAVDGAQMLKNTTEHTAEAQAIVGNVRRLLPPNVASFIPKDEVSSVRLVAGTKIAGAALLGTSKAPRLGAAVLAAIQVPTAITRNAFWSEQDKDVKKTKQRGLITELALLGGLAITAEDTAGKPGLKWRVQKALPGKSEQEKMLENAQTQASDLFEKAKVGAAQAKESALQGKDALVAYVDDHSDEWKESAANFSEKAQAFASNQADNLSVQAAALSERAKEQSTELRKQAEVAQKNARKQAKKYRKQAKKQAKKYR from the coding sequence ATGATTCGCTCACTCGCCCGCCCACTGCTGGCTTCTGTTTTTGCTGTCGATGGTGCTCAGATGTTGAAGAACACCACCGAACACACGGCAGAAGCTCAAGCCATCGTCGGAAACGTTCGCCGCCTTCTTCCACCCAACGTCGCATCTTTCATCCCGAAGGACGAGGTCTCCTCAGTACGCCTCGTCGCTGGTACGAAGATCGCCGGCGCTGCATTGCTAGGCACCTCAAAGGCTCCTCGTCTAGGTGCAGCGGTGTTGGCTGCTATTCAGGTTCCTACCGCGATCACTCGCAATGCTTTCTGGTCCGAACAGGATAAGGACGTAAAGAAAACTAAGCAGCGTGGCCTCATCACTGAGTTGGCTTTGCTCGGCGGCCTCGCAATCACTGCTGAGGACACTGCCGGCAAGCCTGGTTTGAAATGGCGCGTCCAGAAAGCTCTGCCAGGAAAATCTGAGCAGGAAAAGATGCTAGAGAACGCTCAGACTCAGGCATCTGATCTTTTTGAGAAGGCCAAGGTGGGCGCTGCTCAGGCCAAGGAATCCGCACTCCAAGGTAAAGACGCTTTGGTCGCGTACGTGGACGACCATTCCGACGAGTGGAAAGAGTCCGCCGCCAATTTCTCCGAGAAGGCTCAAGCTTTCGCATCCAACCAGGCAGATAATCTCTCTGTCCAGGCTGCTGCATTGAGTGAACGTGCCAAGGAACAAAGCACGGAACTTCGCAAACAAGCCGAAGTGGCTCAAAAGAACGCTCGGAAGCAGGCCAAGAAATACCGCAAACAAGCCAAGAAGCAGGCCAAGAAGTACCGCTAA
- a CDS encoding MBL fold metallo-hydrolase — protein sequence MTKRPLPFVHEIQHLEQPRNIQAVHLGEGSTLIHTTVGKMDNNCWFIVAPNQNALLIDAADDAEHLLSVADSADVRITDVLTTHQHFDHVQALEEVLRITGAVHHAGRYDAEALPAHVDEIYGNDEGQLENLRLSGDFSGMELSTVELRGHTPGGIAVIALNPHFFEPPRAFVGDSLFPGGVGKTNNKRDFEQLLSDVSTRILSLPGHTLVHPGHGDSTRVEVEAPKLEQWRERGW from the coding sequence ATGACGAAACGTCCTCTTCCATTTGTTCACGAGATTCAGCACCTAGAACAACCACGTAACATACAAGCTGTCCATCTGGGTGAAGGCAGTACTCTCATTCACACCACCGTCGGCAAGATGGATAACAACTGTTGGTTTATCGTGGCGCCTAACCAAAACGCACTGTTAATCGATGCAGCGGATGATGCAGAGCATTTATTGTCAGTGGCCGATTCAGCTGATGTCCGGATCACAGATGTTCTCACCACTCACCAACACTTCGACCACGTACAAGCTCTTGAAGAAGTACTCCGGATAACTGGAGCTGTCCATCACGCCGGACGTTACGATGCCGAAGCTCTCCCCGCGCACGTCGATGAAATCTACGGTAATGACGAGGGTCAGCTGGAAAATCTCCGTTTGTCTGGAGATTTCTCGGGCATGGAACTATCCACTGTTGAGCTGCGTGGACATACCCCCGGCGGAATAGCCGTAATCGCCCTGAACCCACACTTCTTTGAGCCTCCGCGAGCTTTCGTTGGTGACTCTCTTTTCCCAGGAGGTGTGGGCAAAACAAATAATAAACGGGATTTTGAACAGCTCCTCTCCGATGTCAGCACGCGTATTCTTTCCCTACCAGGACATACCCTCGTCCACCCGGGACACGGAGATTCCACACGCGTCGAAGTTGAAGCACCGAAGCTTGAGCAGTGGAGAGAACGAGGCTGGTAA
- a CDS encoding LysR family transcriptional regulator, with the protein MNMSTWPELTALELLVTVADYGSLSAGARAVGMAQPNASRSIARLERQLGVLLLHRATTGATLTAEGLLVVEWARDAVEAACRLALGVASLRGGEATPLQVSASQTVAEHLLPRWISSLRQADSSLQVEVKVLNSSRVVEDIRAGHTDIGFVESPTIPGDLHSVTVAHDELIVVVAPGHPWEGTTVTASQLAQTALVTREAGSGTRVALDAALGRAAISAVEMPTNAAVRVAAQTGTAPAVLSRLAVSESIASGALREVTTDFSISRELRAVWTGPRRLRGEAQRFIAAIVQPFGV; encoded by the coding sequence ATGAATATGTCTACCTGGCCGGAACTCACTGCCCTTGAACTCCTCGTTACTGTGGCGGACTACGGCTCCCTCTCGGCTGGAGCGCGTGCCGTAGGAATGGCGCAACCCAATGCCAGTCGTTCAATCGCACGCTTGGAACGGCAACTCGGGGTATTGCTTCTTCACAGAGCGACAACAGGCGCGACGCTCACCGCTGAGGGGCTTTTGGTGGTGGAATGGGCACGGGACGCTGTGGAAGCGGCTTGCAGACTCGCCCTAGGCGTGGCCTCACTGAGAGGAGGGGAGGCAACCCCATTGCAGGTATCCGCGAGTCAAACTGTGGCTGAGCATCTGCTGCCTCGTTGGATCAGTTCTCTACGCCAAGCTGATTCCTCCTTACAGGTGGAAGTGAAAGTCCTGAACTCTTCGCGTGTCGTGGAGGATATACGCGCCGGGCATACTGACATTGGTTTCGTTGAATCTCCTACTATTCCCGGCGACCTGCATAGTGTTACGGTTGCTCACGATGAGTTAATTGTCGTGGTTGCGCCGGGTCATCCGTGGGAAGGCACCACAGTGACGGCATCTCAGCTAGCACAGACAGCCTTGGTCACACGCGAAGCTGGCTCTGGCACCCGGGTGGCGCTTGATGCTGCATTGGGGAGAGCGGCCATTTCAGCCGTCGAGATGCCAACGAACGCCGCCGTACGTGTCGCAGCTCAAACCGGAACGGCACCTGCTGTCCTTAGCCGCTTGGCGGTATCAGAATCGATCGCCAGTGGGGCTCTGAGGGAGGTAACTACAGATTTCTCCATCAGCCGCGAACTCCGTGCGGTGTGGACTGGACCGAGGCGATTAAGAGGAGAAGCCCAGCGTTTTATAGCGGCTATTGTGCAACCGTTCGGGGTATAA
- the uvrB gene encoding excinuclease ABC subunit UvrB — MAFAAERPELSYSEFRPVGDIERADGKFQVISEYEPAGDQPKAIEELASRIDKGERDIVLLGATGTGKSATAAWLIEKVQRPTLVMAPNKTLAAQLANELRSLLPNNAVEYFVSYYDYYQPEAYIAQTDTYIEKDSSINEDVERLRHSATSALLSRRDVVVVSSVSCIYGLGTPQSYLDRSVWLKVNEEVERDRFLRLLVDIQYSRNDVSFTRGSFRVKGDTVDIIPAYEELAVRVEFFGDEIDALYFIHPLTGEIIRQVEELRIFPATHYVAGPERMEKAMQSIREELAQRLEELENRGKLLEAQRLRMRTEYDLEMIQQVGFTSGIENYSRHIDGREAGSAPATLIDYFPEDFLTIIDESHVTVPQIGGMFEGDASRKRNLVEHGFRLPSALDNRPLTWEEFDDRKGQCVYMSATPGDYEIAAAGGEFVEQVIRPTGLVDPKVEVRPTEGQIDDLIEEIRQRTDKQERVLVTTLTKRMAEDLTDYLVEHGVKVRYMHSDIDTLKRVELLRQLRLGEFDVLVGINLLREGLDLPEVSLVAILDADKEGFLRSTRSLIQTIGRAARNVSGEVIMYADKVTESMQFAIDETERRREKQIAYNREHGIDPQPLRKKIADILDQVAEFSGAAGDEALLKKANVRADETLAEMSGGVSGFGSQGGQNLARPELEQLIASLTLQMKEAARELRFELAGRLRDEIADLKKELKGMKEAGM, encoded by the coding sequence ATGGCATTTGCAGCAGAGCGTCCAGAGCTTTCTTATTCCGAGTTTCGACCAGTCGGTGACATTGAACGAGCTGACGGAAAGTTCCAGGTCATCAGCGAGTATGAGCCAGCCGGTGACCAGCCTAAGGCAATTGAGGAGCTGGCGTCGCGAATTGATAAGGGCGAGCGCGACATCGTCCTTTTGGGTGCTACGGGCACAGGTAAATCGGCAACCGCGGCGTGGCTCATTGAAAAGGTTCAACGTCCCACGTTGGTGATGGCACCAAACAAGACCCTCGCAGCGCAGCTGGCCAATGAATTACGTTCTTTACTGCCGAACAATGCTGTTGAGTACTTCGTGTCCTACTACGACTATTACCAACCCGAAGCGTATATCGCGCAGACGGACACGTACATCGAAAAGGACTCGTCTATCAATGAAGATGTGGAACGTCTGCGCCATTCAGCCACGTCGGCGTTGTTGTCTCGCCGTGACGTAGTTGTAGTGAGTTCGGTGTCGTGCATTTATGGTTTGGGCACTCCGCAGTCCTATCTCGACCGTTCAGTGTGGCTGAAGGTCAACGAGGAGGTCGAACGCGACCGTTTTCTGCGCCTACTCGTGGATATTCAATACTCGCGTAATGATGTCTCTTTCACCCGTGGATCATTTCGAGTCAAAGGCGACACAGTGGACATCATTCCGGCATATGAAGAGCTAGCGGTGCGGGTGGAATTTTTCGGTGATGAAATAGATGCGCTGTATTTCATTCATCCCCTCACCGGAGAGATTATCCGTCAGGTTGAAGAGCTGAGGATTTTCCCCGCTACTCACTACGTAGCCGGTCCGGAACGTATGGAGAAAGCTATGCAATCCATCAGGGAGGAACTTGCACAGCGCCTCGAGGAGTTGGAAAATCGCGGCAAGCTCTTGGAGGCTCAACGTCTACGTATGCGCACAGAGTATGACCTCGAGATGATTCAGCAGGTCGGCTTCACCAGCGGTATTGAGAATTACTCCCGCCATATCGACGGGCGGGAAGCAGGAAGTGCACCGGCAACTCTCATCGATTATTTCCCCGAGGATTTCCTTACCATCATTGACGAGTCACACGTGACCGTTCCACAGATCGGCGGCATGTTCGAAGGTGATGCTTCGCGCAAACGCAATCTTGTCGAACACGGTTTCCGGTTGCCGTCTGCATTGGATAACCGCCCATTGACCTGGGAGGAATTCGACGATCGTAAGGGGCAGTGCGTGTATATGTCCGCAACCCCAGGCGATTATGAAATTGCCGCTGCTGGCGGAGAATTTGTTGAACAGGTTATTCGACCCACCGGGCTTGTCGATCCGAAGGTCGAGGTGCGCCCCACCGAGGGGCAGATCGATGATCTCATTGAAGAGATCCGTCAGCGTACCGACAAACAGGAACGAGTGTTGGTCACCACTCTGACTAAACGCATGGCCGAGGATCTTACGGACTACTTAGTGGAGCATGGCGTGAAAGTGCGGTACATGCACTCTGATATCGACACCCTCAAGCGTGTCGAGTTGTTGCGTCAGTTGCGCCTCGGTGAATTTGACGTGCTCGTGGGCATCAACCTGTTACGTGAGGGACTGGATTTGCCTGAGGTTTCCCTCGTGGCGATCCTCGATGCAGACAAGGAGGGATTCCTACGGTCGACCCGCTCACTGATCCAGACTATCGGCCGTGCAGCACGTAATGTCTCTGGCGAGGTCATCATGTATGCGGATAAGGTGACTGAGTCCATGCAGTTCGCTATTGATGAGACCGAGCGCAGGCGCGAGAAGCAGATCGCCTATAACCGCGAACATGGCATCGACCCGCAGCCATTGCGTAAAAAGATTGCCGACATATTGGATCAGGTGGCAGAGTTTAGCGGCGCCGCAGGGGACGAGGCACTGCTGAAAAAGGCTAACGTGCGGGCGGATGAAACACTCGCTGAGATGAGTGGGGGTGTTTCTGGATTCGGTTCGCAAGGAGGACAGAATCTCGCTCGTCCGGAACTCGAACAGCTTATCGCCAGCCTCACCCTGCAAATGAAGGAGGCTGCCCGCGAGTTGAGATTTGAGCTGGCAGGTCGGTTGCGGGACGAAATCGCGGACTTAAAGAAAGAGCTGAAAGGCATGAAAGAAGCCGGGATGTAG
- a CDS encoding universal stress protein: MYNTIVVGTDGSESSFLAVRRAAGIAAAFDAELVLASAYYGSDADALSSSRGDSNAVVGDQRADQVLASAITVAKEEGAQQVRAQMREGAPVEALMGIVNDLKADLLVVGNRGINSLTGRLLGSVPADLARQSQCDTMIVHTVD; this comes from the coding sequence ATGTACAACACGATCGTCGTCGGTACCGATGGTTCTGAGTCTTCCTTTTTAGCCGTCCGTCGCGCAGCGGGGATCGCGGCTGCGTTCGATGCCGAACTAGTTTTGGCTTCCGCCTACTACGGTTCGGATGCTGACGCACTATCGTCATCACGGGGGGATTCTAATGCCGTAGTCGGCGATCAGCGAGCGGATCAGGTTTTGGCCTCCGCCATTACCGTTGCCAAGGAGGAGGGAGCTCAGCAGGTCCGCGCACAGATGCGGGAGGGAGCTCCAGTTGAAGCGCTTATGGGCATTGTCAATGACCTCAAAGCTGATCTTCTTGTCGTGGGCAACCGAGGGATTAATTCTTTAACCGGGCGTTTATTAGGCAGTGTGCCGGCGGATCTCGCACGCCAATCACAGTGCGACACGATGATCGTGCATACCGTGGATTAA
- a CDS encoding HelD family protein has translation MTDTNSAGTPSGPPDDPNRQDHHEEILQEQKYLDSLLHRVDTARSQLERRLKDVRKEADIDDPQGLMMRDREARDINQRLESYAAAEIGLMFGRIDVEDDEPENPVICPTSITGDIGSSADPSPDGNTADAKGHLEAPLDRRYIGRIGLHDNDATMRTLLMDWRAPMARPFYLATTLHPDGVHARRHIKTRGRRVTDVSDEYLISSPEASRHTTSSVATEDALLDAVNRARSPHMRDIVETIAAEQDAIIRSPHRGVTVVQGAPGTGKTAVALHRAAFLLYTWRDQLEKSGVLVIGPNDRFLAYISQVLPSLGETGVVLATPGTLLPGITAIPESSLLSREVKGSIEMVTILSDAVKTWQTIPSQPITFTVDGVDIALTPRMVSASRTRARRSRRPHNQARPLFIEHALSLLADAMAETIGADPLGGSNLLSASDRAQLRDDLAEEPEIISALDEFWPVLIPEKVLSRLFDSPEEAAAEYDEQTWEGLRWRRTRHQATEEDSSTTPPTWTDADTPLLDELAEMLGIIDDEEAAATERKQWLAKIAEAQEALDILSGSASQDLDDGFAPEILMAYDVIDAETLADRQREKDIRSTAQRASADLRWAFGHVIVDEAQELSPMAWRMIFRRSPNRWMTIVGDPAQTGNPAGVDSWEDVLQPFVDSRWQMHELTVNYRTPKDIADIAAQLLKDIAPEQPAPLALRDSGTGVTYCARSHLLKAVAHAQKRADHGMIGILFAPDSLAAEEVQQLNTLAETPHGAEVVLADTRSAKGLEFDEVILVEPMDIVEASPMGLNDVYVALTRATQGLTVVHNRELPWRV, from the coding sequence ATGACTGACACCAACTCAGCAGGTACTCCATCAGGCCCTCCGGATGACCCCAACCGGCAGGACCACCATGAGGAGATTCTTCAAGAACAGAAATATCTCGATAGCCTCCTTCACCGCGTGGATACCGCACGCTCTCAGTTGGAGAGACGTCTCAAAGACGTCCGCAAAGAAGCTGATATCGACGATCCGCAAGGATTGATGATGCGTGACCGGGAAGCGCGAGATATCAACCAACGGTTAGAGTCCTACGCCGCAGCTGAAATTGGACTCATGTTTGGGCGTATTGATGTAGAAGATGACGAGCCGGAGAATCCCGTCATCTGCCCCACCTCCATCACTGGCGACATAGGCAGCAGCGCTGATCCTAGCCCCGATGGCAACACTGCAGACGCAAAGGGACACCTAGAAGCGCCCCTCGACCGCCGTTACATCGGGCGCATCGGACTGCATGACAACGACGCAACAATGCGTACCCTTCTCATGGATTGGCGCGCACCGATGGCTCGACCTTTTTATCTGGCGACAACACTCCATCCCGATGGAGTGCATGCACGGCGGCATATCAAAACTCGAGGACGGCGGGTCACCGATGTCTCTGATGAATACCTCATCTCCTCCCCCGAAGCGTCCCGCCATACAACTTCCTCCGTCGCCACTGAAGACGCTTTGCTCGACGCTGTGAACCGCGCCCGAAGTCCCCACATGCGCGACATAGTGGAAACGATCGCTGCAGAACAAGATGCTATTATCCGTTCTCCCCACCGTGGTGTCACCGTGGTACAGGGTGCCCCGGGAACGGGGAAAACCGCTGTCGCTTTGCACAGAGCAGCTTTTCTTCTCTATACCTGGCGTGATCAGCTCGAAAAGTCTGGCGTACTGGTCATCGGACCCAATGATCGCTTCCTAGCGTACATATCACAGGTGCTCCCCTCCCTAGGTGAAACAGGCGTGGTTCTCGCCACACCAGGAACCCTTTTACCTGGGATAACCGCCATTCCTGAGTCATCGCTGCTCTCCCGAGAAGTAAAAGGCTCCATCGAGATGGTAACCATCCTCAGCGACGCCGTGAAAACCTGGCAGACCATACCTTCTCAGCCAATCACTTTCACCGTCGATGGCGTGGATATAGCGCTTACCCCTCGCATGGTGAGTGCCTCTCGTACCCGTGCCAGACGCTCACGTCGGCCCCACAATCAAGCGCGACCCCTTTTCATCGAGCATGCACTCAGTCTTCTGGCCGACGCCATGGCAGAGACCATTGGGGCTGATCCACTGGGAGGGAGTAACCTCCTATCTGCATCAGATCGCGCACAACTACGCGATGATCTGGCCGAAGAACCTGAAATAATATCTGCACTGGATGAATTCTGGCCGGTGCTCATCCCTGAGAAAGTCTTGAGCCGCTTATTTGACTCCCCCGAAGAGGCAGCGGCCGAGTACGACGAACAAACCTGGGAGGGGCTACGGTGGCGTCGTACCCGACACCAAGCCACGGAAGAAGATTCGTCAACCACGCCTCCTACCTGGACCGATGCGGACACACCGCTACTAGACGAATTAGCCGAGATGCTAGGCATCATTGATGACGAAGAAGCGGCGGCCACAGAGCGCAAGCAATGGTTGGCAAAGATAGCAGAAGCCCAGGAAGCCCTGGATATCCTCTCAGGATCAGCATCACAAGATTTAGACGATGGGTTTGCTCCCGAAATACTCATGGCCTATGACGTCATCGATGCAGAAACCCTTGCTGATCGGCAACGGGAAAAAGATATCCGAAGCACCGCTCAGCGAGCATCCGCGGATCTGCGCTGGGCATTCGGCCACGTCATCGTCGACGAAGCGCAGGAACTCTCACCGATGGCTTGGCGGATGATTTTCCGCCGTTCCCCGAACAGGTGGATGACCATTGTCGGAGACCCTGCGCAAACAGGCAACCCCGCCGGTGTGGATTCTTGGGAAGATGTTCTCCAGCCCTTTGTTGACTCACGCTGGCAGATGCACGAACTTACAGTCAATTACCGCACGCCGAAAGACATCGCTGACATTGCAGCGCAACTACTCAAAGACATTGCTCCAGAACAACCTGCGCCCCTTGCCCTCAGAGACTCTGGCACGGGCGTGACCTATTGTGCGCGTTCGCACCTGCTCAAAGCCGTGGCGCACGCACAAAAAAGGGCGGATCACGGGATGATCGGGATCCTATTTGCCCCCGATAGCCTCGCCGCAGAAGAAGTGCAGCAACTCAACACTCTGGCCGAAACTCCACACGGAGCGGAAGTAGTACTGGCAGACACACGTTCGGCAAAAGGACTGGAATTCGACGAAGTCATCCTCGTAGAGCCTATGGACATAGTGGAGGCCTCACCGATGGGACTCAACGATGTTTACGTGGCTCTCACGCGGGCTACTCAAGGCCTAACGGTGGTTCATAACCGCGAACTCCCCTGGAGGGTGTAA
- a CDS encoding TDT family transporter — protein MTTTSPAQLPAAGPQWYGSVMGTGILALLTSMHWSDAVAGPPFALFLLTVDWLLLIGLSVAFAGRVSRRPSIFLETLRQTPVLVTWGMVSMGVLSTGSATATVLASRWVEHAHAVWVTDTVLWTIGTAIGLATAFGFGAQIIGRDLGAPNLTWGLPIVPPMVSATTGTALVTHTGSLPAQVWMLMATVCCFFLALFLGLIVFATAYHHHWRIAPVPLAARPSSWIPIGMVGQSTAAAQSIASQAKQFLVPEAQTTVQHIADAYGYVMMTLAVPLILWAIVTTARGLMEKMPYTPGWWAMTFPVGTVSLGSLLLSRGSGLTFFHGVSVTAWAVLCGTWTLCAVGTVIALVRTRR, from the coding sequence ATGACCACGACTTCTCCCGCTCAGCTACCGGCAGCCGGCCCACAGTGGTATGGATCCGTTATGGGCACCGGAATTCTAGCCCTCCTTACCTCTATGCATTGGAGCGATGCCGTCGCAGGTCCTCCCTTCGCATTATTTTTGCTAACGGTCGATTGGCTACTACTCATCGGTCTCAGCGTGGCCTTTGCGGGACGAGTATCGCGTCGACCCTCCATTTTCCTCGAGACGCTCCGCCAGACACCGGTATTAGTGACATGGGGGATGGTCTCCATGGGCGTATTATCCACGGGGTCTGCGACTGCCACTGTCCTTGCCTCTCGCTGGGTCGAACACGCCCATGCGGTGTGGGTGACCGATACCGTGTTATGGACGATTGGCACAGCGATCGGCTTGGCGACAGCCTTTGGTTTCGGTGCACAAATCATCGGGCGTGACCTCGGTGCCCCAAATCTCACCTGGGGTCTTCCGATCGTCCCTCCTATGGTTTCCGCGACCACCGGAACTGCCCTTGTCACCCACACCGGTTCTCTCCCCGCCCAGGTGTGGATGCTCATGGCCACAGTATGTTGTTTCTTCCTTGCTCTATTCCTGGGTCTGATCGTCTTCGCAACCGCCTATCACCACCATTGGAGAATCGCACCGGTTCCATTGGCTGCACGACCAAGCAGCTGGATCCCCATCGGTATGGTCGGACAATCCACAGCTGCGGCTCAGTCTATTGCCTCCCAAGCAAAGCAATTCCTTGTCCCTGAAGCTCAGACAACGGTGCAGCATATCGCCGATGCCTACGGCTACGTCATGATGACTCTGGCGGTGCCCCTGATTCTCTGGGCAATAGTCACCACCGCCAGGGGTTTGATGGAGAAAATGCCTTACACACCGGGCTGGTGGGCAATGACATTCCCCGTGGGAACCGTAAGCTTGGGATCGTTGCTACTATCCCGAGGTTCTGGGCTCACATTTTTCCATGGGGTCTCCGTTACTGCGTGGGCTGTCTTATGCGGAACATGGACATTATGTGCAGTTGGTACGGTCATCGCACTTGTTAGGACGCGACGATAA